One window of Amaranthus tricolor cultivar Red isolate AtriRed21 chromosome 11, ASM2621246v1, whole genome shotgun sequence genomic DNA carries:
- the LOC130827622 gene encoding probable E3 ubiquitin-protein ligase LOG2, producing MGNIGSSANNGGNRRRQSNRRNQPQPQPQPQPPAPPPPQPQITQNRYVFAAATPYPSAGYYQYHPPAPGYYPPPANIPMPLPAPFDHHHQAHHHGNWSAGRYNYGPPMMTPPAAAPYVEHQKAVTIRNEVNLKKESLRIEADEENPGKFLVAFTFDADVAGSITVIFFAKEGEECNLTPTKENLLPPVVVHFEQGLGQTFRQPSGTGIDFSMFEEAELSQEGNADVYPLAIKADACPANQTYTDGEPAPGSSNSQITQAVFELDKGEYKVKVLKQILRINGVRYELQEIYGIGNSVESDFDGNDPGKECVICLSEPRDTTVLPCRHMCMCSGCAKVLRFQTNRCPICRQLVERLLEIKVNDGNEEERSN from the exons ATGGGTAATATCGGAAGTAGTGCCAATAATGGCGGAAATCGGCGCCGTCAAAGCAATCGTCGGAATCAACCACAACCCCAACCCCAACCCCAACCACCTGCACCTCCGCCTCCACAACCACAGATTACTCAAAACCGTTACGTCTTCGCTGCTGCGACGCCGTATCCTTCGGCGGGTTATTACCAATACCATCCTCCAGCACCCGGCTATTACCCACCACCCGCTAATATTCCGATGCCGTTACCCGCTCCGTTTGATCATCACCATCAAGCCCATCATCATGGGAATTGGTCTGCTGGGAGATATAATTATGGGCCCCCAATGATGACTCCTCCTGCTGCAGCCCCTTATGTGGAGCATCAAAAGGCTGTAACTATTAGGAATGAGGTTAATTTGAAGAAGGAGAGTTTGAGAATTGAAGCCGATGAAGAAAATCCTGGAAAGTTTCTTGTTGCCTTCACTTTTGATGCTGATGTTGCTGGAAG CATAACGGTGATATTCTTTGCAAAAGAAGGTGAGGAATGCAACTtaacaccaacaaaagaaaacttACTCCCTCCAGTGGTGGTGCACTTTGAGCAAGGCCTAGGCCAAACGTTTAGACAACCTTCCGGAACCGGGATTGATTTCTCTATGTTTGAGGAGGCTGAATTATCGCAGGAAGGCAATGCAGATGTGTATCCGCTTGCTATAAAGGCTGATGCATGCCCAGCTAATCAGACATATACGGATGGAGAGCCGGCTCCGGGCAGCTCCAATTCTCAGATAACTCAAGCAGTATTTGAATTGGACAAAGGCGAATATAAGGTTAAGGTGCTTAAGCAGATCTTACGAATAAACGGTGTGAGGTATGAGCTGCAAGAAATATATGGAATCGGGAACTCTGTCGAAAGCGACTTTGACGGTAATGATCctggcaaagagtgtgttatctGCTTGTCAGAGCCTAGAGACACAACTGTCCTTCCTTGTCGGCACATG TGTATGTGTAGTGGTTGCGCAAAAGTTTTACGGTTTCAAACCAACCGTTGTCCCATATGTCGGCAACTAGTTGAAAGGCTTTTGGAGATAAAAGTTAATGACGGAAACGAAGAAGAAAGAAGCAATTGA
- the LOC130827623 gene encoding uncharacterized protein LOC130827623 — translation MMNGVRGIGGLKTVKWQAFHGSLARRLAIRVLMFALVISLLPLLQLVIDSDPDKPMFVSSNECESEMGYLDPNSFLGRIFKPITPIAFPHLRSVMCNNNFNLTIDVVKELMGKKLVDNGAKALCIGQETSSYVSALRKFGFSNVDEIHRHPLFMSNQKQLVFELRFDDNSFEFVVVEDLSKVLVPAVLVSEVERILKPNGIGAMLVGMQSSNHDNLIRSASLVSSFLRNSNVIDVVSFGSFTLVAFRKKGKSLDSFEHYRLPTNCPSIKRNEPIVNNLEPLFDKKPKDDNKRIVYLPNLVGVPSKGKLVYVDMSTKSTANFSSSNWFLPSYPIDSKDFRTYIVDHNALVLTSHVKSPGVTFVYHPALGGKSVDDMSNALSDEIEDPFVDDEEFDFLVWFKETVELADFVVLKMNMGKAEMKFLSELFESGTICYVDELFLQLSSNDLDDGGGVGEGQTNVFKSLRSIGVFAHQWWGNMSSA, via the coding sequence ATGATGAATGGGGTGCGTGGTATTGGGGGTTTGAAGACGGTGAAATGGCAAGCTTTTCATGGATCTTTAGCCAGACGATTGGCTATTCGTGTTTTGATGTTTGCTCTTGTAATTTCCTTGTTGCCCCTTTTGCAACTTGTGATTGATTCGGATCCTGATAAACCAATGTTTGTAAGCTCTAATGAATGTGAATCTGAAATGGGTTATTTGGATCCGAATTCTTTCCTGGGTCGAATTTTTAAACCCATTACTCCGATTGCATTCCCACATCTGAGATCTGTAATGTGTAATAACAATTTCAATTTAACAATTGATGTGGTTAAGGAGCTTATGGGTAAGAAATTAGTTGATAATGGAGCAAAAGCCCTTTGTATTGGGCAAGAAACATCATCATATGTCTCTGCATTACGCAAATTTGGGTTTTCAAATGTTGATGAAATTCATAGGCACCCTTTGTTTATGTCTAATCAAAAGCAATTGGTCTTTGAACTTAGATTTGATGACAATTCATTCGAATTCGTCGTTGTTGAAGATCTTAGTAAGGTCTTAGTTCCTGCTGTTCTTGTCAGTGAAGTGGAACGAATTCTTAAACCGAATGGCATCGGAGCTATGCTCGTGGGTATGCAAAGTTCTAATCATGATAATTTGATTCGATCTGCGAGTTTAGTGTCCTCATTCCTAAGAAATTCGAATGTTATCGATGTTGTAAGCTTCGGTAGCTTCACATTGGTTGCATTTCGAAAGAAGGGTAAAAGTTTAGATTCATTTGAACACTATAGACTCCCCACGAATTGTCCTTCGATCAAACGTAACGAACCGATTGTGAACAATTTGGAACCTCTATTCGATAAGAAGCCTAAGGATGACAATAAGAGAATCGTCTATCTACCTAATCTTGTCGGGGTACCCTCGAAAGGGAAGTTGGTTTACGTCGATATGAGTACCAAGAGCACTGCGAATTTTAGTAGTAGCAATTGGTTTTTACCCTCGTACCCCATTGATTCGAAAGATTTTAGGACCTACATTGTTGATCACAATGCTTTGGTGTTAACTTCTCATGTGAAAAGCCCTGGTGTTACCTTTGTTTATCACCCCGCGTTGGGTGGGAAAAGTGTCGATGATATGTCAAACGCGTTGAGTGATGAAATCGAAGATCCGtttgttgatgatgaagagttcgaTTTCCTTGTTTGGTTTAAGGAAACCGTTGAATTGGCTGATTTCGTAGTGTTGAAGATGAACATGGGAAAAGCGGAAATGAAATTTCTATCGGAATTATTCGAGAGCGGGACTATTTGCTACGTCGATGAGCTGTTCTTGCAGTTATCAAGTAATGACcttgatgatggtggtggtgtcGGTGAAGGCCAAACGAACGTGTTTAAGAGCTTGAGAAGCATTGGTGTGTTTGCCCATCAATGGTGGGGAAATATGAGTTCTGCCTAA
- the LOC130827624 gene encoding MLP-like protein 28 translates to MASAGLKRRFEGDIEIRVKGGDVFHEVFQERPHDISSIHPEFVQGCDLHHGAFGTPGSKICWSYTLDGKPQKAVQILEVVDETNKVIKFKMVEGDLMNDYDTFVITYQVIPEGKDLSLVKWIFEYEKKHAGVPEPSSLMDALLGLAKEIDDHHHRDDK, encoded by the exons ATGGCGTCCGCTGGTTTAAAGCGTCGATTTGAAGGAGATATAGAAATCAGGGTTAAAGGTGGTGACGTTTTTCATGAAGTGTTTCAAGAAAGGCCTCATGACATTAGCAGCATTCATCCTGAGTTTGTCCAGGGTTGTGACTTGCATCATGGTGCTTTTGGTACTCCTGGTTCCAAAATCTGCTGGAGTTATACTCTTG ATGGGAAGCCTCAAAAAGCAGTACAAATACTTGAAGTAGTAGATGAAACAAATAAGGTGATCAAATTCAAAATGGTGGAAGGAGACTTGATGAATGACTATGACACATTTGTTATTACTTACCAAGTTATACCTGAAGGGAAGGACTTAAGCTTAGTCAAATGGATTTTTGAGTATGAGAAGAAGCATGCTGGTGTTCCTGAACCAAGTTCATTGATGGATGCTTTGCTTGGGTTAGCCAAGGAGATTGATGATCATCACCATCGTGATGACAAATAG
- the LOC130826684 gene encoding uncharacterized protein LOC130826684: MVATLSNKIKTLGYPSISDDANQIWVTMAETIRKVANETLGVSTGKPKVYKESSWWNEEVRKKIKNKNRRFKELMACTEEEDKTHKKERYKEAKRAAKKAVAKATDRAFEAFYQKPDTKEGEKYIFKLAKVRSRQKKDLGTMKFIKDEGGRVLLRQENIKMRWH; this comes from the coding sequence ATGGTCGCAACCTTGTCAAACAAGATCAAGACATTGGGCTACCCAAGTATATCAGACGATGCAAATCAAATATGGGTGACCATGGCGGAGACCATTCGAAAGGTGGCAAATGAGACATTAGGGGTGTCGACGGGCAAACCAAAGGTGTACAAAGAGTCGTCGTGGTGGAACGAAGAAGTGCGAAAGAAGATAAAGAACAAAAACAGGAGATTCAAGGAGCTCATGGCTTGCACGGAGGAGGAGGATAAGACACATAAGAAGGAGAGGTATAAAGAAGCAAAAAGAGCGGCAAAGAAAGCAGTAGCGAAGGCAACGGATCGTGCGTTTGAAGCCTTTTATCAAAAGCCTGATACTAAAGAGGGGGAgaagtatatttttaagttggcaaaaGTAAGATCTAGGCAGAAAAAGGACTTAGGGACAATGAAGTTCATTAAGGATGAAGGTGGACGAGTACTCCTTAGACAAGAGAACATCAAGATGAGATGGCATTAA